The Bremerella cremea genomic sequence ATCGACTCTTTCCTAGGCTCTCCTAACCATTCGTACGCTTCAACAGAAATTGCGGCCTGCCTATTCGATCCAGATCCAGCCCTAGTCGCCTCTGGCTTAGTCGATACCTTGGCGGCAGAGCTCAACTTAGCCCGGGTTTCGCCTCAATCGCACTACCTGACCGGGCCATTATCAATCGAACACCCGCTGCTCTCTCGCTTTGAAGTTCAGGGAGTCGAAAAGATTGATACCAAGCGACTTAAGAAGGCGATCACGGCGGCCAATTGGGGAACGCTCGAACTCAAACAAAGAGGCCTCGAGCTGAAACTCGAGGCCTTGCGAAAACAACTTAAACCACGCGGTGACGGTCCAGGGACCATCATCTTTACCCCAACCACCGTCGGCAATCGAGCGATCTTATGCCAACGGTTTGAGTAAGCGGGCAAGCCAATTACTTCTTCTTGGTTTCGGGTGCTGCCAATGTTGGCACTTCGGCAACTTCCTCTAGCGGCTCGGCCTCTTCCTTCGGCTTGGTCGCTGGATCAGCCAGAGTAGGTACCCCTGCGACGTTGTCTTCAGCCGAATCTTCTTTCGGCATCTCTTCCTTCATCGGTGCTTGATCTGGCTCAGCCTTTTCTGCTGGCTTTGTGGCTGGGTCGGCAGGGGTCGGGCTCTCCTCTTTCATTTCAGCAGGAGGGGTCAACTTGACTGTTTTCTTTGCAGACGCAGGCAAGGCGGCCACCTTGGCAGGCTCGGCGTTGATCAGCTCTTCGGTCATCCGGCCCAGGTAATTCATGACGCTTTCTTCTCCCTGAAAACCGATCACACGTTCATCGAGATCGATTTGTTGCGAAAGAATGCGTCCCTGCTCAATGTCGAATCGAAACTTCCCCTTGGTCAGCTTCTGAATCAGTTCGACCTTCAACATCGGGTCATCGATCGGGGTGAGAACTTGCGTTTCCGTTGTAATCGTCGCCACTCCGGCACTGACATTCACCAAACGAAACACCTGACGGGTTTTAATCCGCTTGAGGGCACCGTTGCCTGTTCGCACGGTAAGGTCATCGGGCGAGTACCACGCTGCATCGACGGCAACCGGGTCGGCAGGCAGAATCGGCAGGATCTGCGATTCGCTGCTCGGCGTACCGGCCAAATGTTCCCGTTTAACCAATCGCCCCTGGGCATCGACGGTAATGCGCGACAACGGTACGCCAACGCTTTGGGAGGCCTGAGCGTAGATTGCCGGGGGCGTCTTGTCCGTTTCGCTGTTGTAAGACACCTCGGGACGATCAGTCACCTTTTGCCACATGTTGATATTTTCAACCGAGTGCATAAAGGTAACCAAGCCGCTTTCATCGACCTTTTGAACTTCCCACTTGCGGGTCGAAATGCTGCGTGACTGGGCGGTTTGCTTCACCCCTTTAATCTTGGTGTCGACCGTCGAGAGGTGGGTGATCTTCGAGCGAATCACATCCCCCTGATTGAACTTGTATTCCAGCTTGACGGTTGCCTCGTCAGCGATCGCAGCCGAAGCCACGCCCAATAGAATCGCGATCGTCGCGAAGATCTTCATAATTGCATCCTTGCAGTTCGGGTCTTTTGGGAACAGTTTTCAGCATTCAATGCCCCTCTCTGGCCGAACACTAAAAACTGAACACTTCAAACTATTACTACCGTCCGTGTTCTATTTGACCGCCCCAGCCAAGTTTTTCGCGGAGCGTGCGGTAGTAGTTGTGATCGTGGGTCGCGACGAGCTTGAATCTTGGTTCCGCTTGGTCGACGCGAACGCGGTGGTCGCTGGTAATCGGGCTGAGGACGCGGCCGTCGACAACAACCGACATCTTTCGTTCCGCACCACGTAGGTGCATCTCGAAACATCGATCTCCCGTATCAACCACAGGCCGCATCGTCAGCGTGTGCGGATTGATCGGACTGACCACGAAAGCCCGCAAATCGGCCCGCAAAATAGGACCACCTGCCGACAGATTATGCGCCGTCGAACCGACCGGTGTGCTGATGATCAAGCCATCGCAGCTATATGATGTCGCTAACAGTCCATCCACGTAAAGATCAATCGTGCGGATTTGGAACGGAGGACCGCCGAGAATCGCCATTTCGTTCAAACCAATCCGCTCGGCGATCACTTCATTGTCCTTTAGAACCTGACAACGAAGCATCATGTGTTCCATTATTTGGCACTCGCCGGCAACCAACGAAGCTAACTGGTCGACGAAAACCTCAGGCGTGAAAGTCGTCAGAAACCCAAGATTCCCCATATTTACGCCGATAATTGGCGTCTGGTTGTGCCCCATACTACGTGAAGCCCCCAGAATCGAACCATCTCCTCCTAAAACAATTGCGAAGTCGGCTTCAACCTGGGAAAGATCCGACTCCCAGTTCAGATCGGTCAGCA encodes the following:
- a CDS encoding NAD(+)/NADH kinase, coding for MTLTPPHPKAPDWIGKDRPRVMLLGAGNRPHVQEETERLLHVLPQFADVVLTDLNWESDLSQVEADFAIVLGGDGSILGASRSMGHNQTPIIGVNMGNLGFLTTFTPEVFVDQLASLVAGECQIMEHMMLRCQVLKDNEVIAERIGLNEMAILGGPPFQIRTIDLYVDGLLATSYSCDGLIISTPVGSTAHNLSAGGPILRADLRAFVVSPINPHTLTMRPVVDTGDRCFEMHLRGAERKMSVVVDGRVLSPITSDHRVRVDQAEPRFKLVATHDHNYYRTLREKLGWGGQIEHGR